The Chitinophagales bacterium genome has a segment encoding these proteins:
- the tnpA gene encoding IS200/IS605 family transposase, whose product MEYQRVNGHSISRLTVHIVWATKYRYAVLEGDIKVRCRSLLMQICEAEDIVILKGVVSKDHIHMHIEYRPSQSISSMVKLLKGRSSRKLQIEFPELKKRYWGRHFWAIGYGCWSTGNITDEMVNEYLEHHRNPNTNSNDNFIIE is encoded by the coding sequence ATGGAATACCAAAGGGTCAATGGTCATAGCATATCACGGCTTACAGTACATATTGTTTGGGCTACAAAATATAGATATGCAGTATTGGAAGGAGATATAAAAGTAAGGTGTAGAAGTCTTTTGATGCAAATATGTGAAGCAGAAGATATTGTAATATTGAAAGGAGTAGTATCCAAAGATCATATTCATATGCATATAGAATATCGTCCATCACAATCAATAAGTAGCATGGTAAAATTATTGAAAGGACGCAGTTCACGAAAATTACAGATAGAGTTTCCAGAGTTAAAGAAGAGATATTGGGGTCGTCATTTTTGGGCAATAGGTTATGGTTGCTGGAGTACAGGTAATATAACAGATGAAATGGTAAATGAATATTTAGAACATCATAGGAATCCAAATACGAACTCAAATGATAATTTTATAATTGAATAG
- a CDS encoding putative toxin-antitoxin system toxin component, PIN family produces the protein MKSNLIVIDTNVFISSIIGQLGYPRRIFDELVLTNEIQICLSETVLLEYYEVANRERFKKYKDFNKKANELIEAIKLKAIWFSPKEEIDILPDKDDNKFIELAVEANANYIVTGNTNDFIITEFRGIKIYTPKQFYEEWIKNEID, from the coding sequence TTGAAAAGCAATCTAATAGTAATTGATACCAATGTTTTTATTTCTTCGATAATTGGACAACTTGGATATCCAAGAAGAATTTTTGATGAATTAGTACTCACTAATGAAATACAAATTTGTTTATCAGAGACAGTACTATTAGAATATTATGAAGTTGCAAATAGAGAACGATTTAAAAAATATAAAGATTTCAACAAAAAAGCAAATGAACTAATTGAAGCAATAAAACTAAAAGCCATCTGGTTCTCACCAAAAGAAGAAATTGATATTCTACCAGATAAAGACGATAACAAGTTTATTGAATTAGCAGTAGAAGCAAATGCTAATTATATAGTTACAGGCAATACAAATGACTTTATCATTACAGAATTTAGAGGTATAAAAATATATACACCAAAACAGTTTTATGAAGAGTGGATTAAAAATGAAATTGATTAA
- a CDS encoding YkgJ family cysteine cluster protein, with the protein MMHAAHDYAFEKIDCLKCANCCKTIPPLIEPEDIKRLAKHLQITEKEFKQKYITKDEDGDLVLNIVPCMFLNKDNTCSIYSIRPKACAEYPFTNYTNCKKIFDTYILNAGTCLAVSDVLDQLSDDLLE; encoded by the coding sequence ATGATGCACGCTGCTCACGATTATGCTTTTGAAAAAATAGATTGCTTAAAATGTGCTAATTGCTGCAAAACTATTCCACCATTAATTGAACCAGAAGATATTAAACGCTTAGCGAAACATCTTCAGATTACAGAAAAAGAATTTAAGCAAAAATACATTACTAAAGACGAAGATGGCGACTTAGTTTTGAATATCGTACCATGCATGTTTTTAAACAAAGATAATACATGTAGTATTTATAGTATCAGACCGAAAGCATGTGCAGAATATCCATTTACCAATTATACCAATTGCAAAAAAATATTTGATACTTATATTTTAAATGCAGGAACTTGCTTAGCAGTTTCCGATGTATTAGACCAATTATCTGATGATTTGTTGGAGTGA
- a CDS encoding translation initiation factor, with amino-acid sequence MSKNDKNWKERLGTVYSTNPDFNYEYENDIEEETLENNKQLLYIYKDNKQRKGKVVTIVDNFIGTTDDLNDLAKFLKTKCGVGGAVKDGQIIIQGDLKDKIKTILEQAAYKTKLK; translated from the coding sequence ATGAGCAAAAACGACAAAAACTGGAAAGAAAGATTAGGCACCGTATATTCAACTAATCCAGATTTTAATTATGAATACGAAAACGATATTGAAGAAGAAACTTTAGAAAATAACAAGCAATTATTATATATCTATAAAGATAATAAACAGCGAAAAGGCAAGGTCGTAACTATTGTAGACAACTTTATTGGCACTACAGATGACTTAAATGACTTAGCAAAATTCTTAAAAACAAAATGTGGTGTTGGTGGTGCAGTAAAAGATGGACAAATTATTATTCAAGGCGATTTGAAAGACAAAATCAAAACCATTTTAGAACAAGCAGCTTATAAAACTAAACTGAAATAG
- a CDS encoding NAD(+)/NADH kinase: MAKKQKVRFLVNPKSGGFFGARFNERMVKKYLDLNKFDYDIHVTKFAGHAIKLAQQSLIDKVDIIAVVGGDGTQNEVGQVIMNSPIKLASIPTGSGNANARKLQIPINIAHAIELINTGKVFKIDACLVNHQPFFMTAGLGYDGKVIQRFNQLKIRGVGAYVTSVLTTAFTYDLPTYTITLDDDSVIETKAFTVLMTSTGQLGYDVEFSHESILNDGIFEICIVKDFNRMRVPSMIQEAFFGDIASLDILERHACKKASIKCNTIENLQMDGDYKGSTNYIEVSIQKEALKFIVSKDFKL; this comes from the coding sequence ATGGCAAAGAAACAAAAAGTAAGATTCTTAGTCAATCCAAAGTCTGGTGGATTTTTTGGTGCGAGATTCAATGAAAGAATGGTCAAAAAGTATTTAGACTTAAACAAATTCGACTACGACATTCATGTTACCAAATTTGCTGGTCATGCTATAAAACTAGCACAACAATCTTTAATTGATAAAGTAGATATTATTGCTGTTGTTGGTGGCGATGGCACTCAAAACGAAGTAGGACAAGTCATTATGAACTCACCTATTAAACTAGCTAGTATTCCTACTGGTTCTGGAAATGCCAATGCCAGAAAACTACAAATTCCAATTAACATTGCTCATGCTATTGAATTAATCAATACAGGAAAAGTATTTAAAATAGATGCTTGCTTGGTCAATCATCAACCATTTTTTATGACTGCTGGATTAGGTTATGATGGTAAAGTTATACAACGATTTAATCAATTAAAAATTCGTGGTGTTGGTGCTTATGTAACAAGTGTTTTAACTACGGCTTTTACCTACGATTTACCAACTTACACTATTACTTTAGATGATGATAGCGTAATAGAAACTAAAGCATTTACTGTTTTAATGACATCAACAGGTCAGCTAGGTTATGATGTAGAATTTTCGCATGAAAGTATATTAAATGATGGAATATTTGAAATTTGTATAGTTAAAGATTTCAATAGAATGCGAGTACCTTCTATGATTCAAGAAGCATTTTTTGGAGATATTGCTTCGCTAGATATATTAGAAAGACATGCTTGCAAAAAAGCAAGTATAAAATGCAACACGATTGAAAATTTACAAATGGACGGCGATTATAAAGGTAGCACAAATTATATAGAAGTAAGCATTCAAAAAGAAGCACTTAAATTTATAGTAAGTAAAGATTTTAAGTTATGA
- a CDS encoding type II toxin-antitoxin system RelE/ParE family toxin: MTTVIWTQTALDNYLSIIDYLFEHWTNKQIDKFEQNVEQVVCRIQHHNQIGKLSKILNYRKIIINKHISLIYALENNSIYLIAFLHNKSNHAF, translated from the coding sequence ATGACTACGGTCATATGGACGCAAACTGCTTTAGACAATTATCTATCAATTATAGATTACTTATTTGAACATTGGACTAATAAACAAATTGATAAATTTGAACAAAATGTAGAACAAGTAGTCTGTAGAATTCAACATCATAATCAAATTGGAAAATTATCTAAAATTCTAAATTACAGGAAAATTATTATCAATAAGCATATTTCCTTAATTTATGCATTAGAAAACAACTCTATATATTTAATTGCATTCCTACATAATAAATCAAATCATGCTTTTTAA
- the nadC gene encoding carboxylating nicotinate-nucleotide diphosphorylase, translating into MIDVAYLNSFIQQALAEDVRDGDHSSLAAIDKNAIGKAKLLVKDNGILCGLPVAIAIFNAVDKNLALDILIEEGSTIQYGDIAFFIEGSAISILTAERLVLNCMQRMSGIATNTKQYVDAVKGTNTKILDTRKTTPNLRPLEKYAVAIGGGVNHRFGLFDMIMLKDNHIDFCGGITKAIHKTQAYLKENNLNLDIEVETRTLDNVKEVLACGGIKRIMLDNFLPEDVKTAVDLINHEYETEASGGITLTNIRPYAEAGVDYISVGALTHSVKSLDLSLKATILK; encoded by the coding sequence ATGATTGATGTTGCTTACCTAAATTCATTTATACAACAAGCATTAGCAGAAGATGTAAGAGATGGCGACCATTCTTCTTTAGCTGCGATAGATAAAAATGCTATTGGAAAAGCCAAACTCTTAGTGAAAGACAATGGCATTCTTTGTGGTTTACCTGTTGCTATAGCAATTTTTAATGCAGTAGATAAAAATCTTGCTTTAGATATTTTAATAGAAGAAGGCAGTACTATACAATATGGCGACATTGCTTTTTTTATAGAAGGTAGTGCTATTTCTATTTTAACAGCAGAACGATTGGTACTCAACTGTATGCAACGCATGAGTGGTATTGCTACCAATACCAAACAATATGTAGATGCAGTTAAAGGTACTAATACCAAAATTTTAGATACTAGAAAAACAACACCAAACTTACGACCACTAGAAAAATATGCAGTAGCTATTGGTGGTGGTGTTAATCACAGATTTGGTTTGTTTGATATGATTATGTTGAAAGACAATCACATTGATTTTTGTGGTGGCATTACTAAAGCTATTCATAAAACACAAGCTTATTTAAAAGAAAATAATTTAAACTTAGATATTGAAGTTGAAACCAGAACTTTAGATAATGTAAAAGAAGTGTTAGCATGTGGTGGTATAAAACGCATTATGTTAGATAATTTTTTGCCAGAAGATGTTAAAACTGCTGTAGATTTAATCAATCACGAATATGAAACAGAAGCAAGTGGTGGTATTACTTTAACTAACATACGACCTTATGCCGAAGCTGGTGTAGATTATATTTCTGTTGGAGCGTTGACACATAGTGTTAAAAGTTTAGATTTAAGCTTAAAAGCAACTATTTTGAAATAG